The sequence below is a genomic window from Ruminiclostridium josui JCM 17888.
AATACCGTGGCAAAGGTTTGAAGCGCATAGCCAATGGAAAAGTTATAGCTACCAACAGAATTATTGCAAAGGTGTCAAGGCCAGAAGTAGCAGAGGCTTTTTTATCTCCTGCCCCCAACCGTATTGTAAAAAAGTTGTTGGAGGAAAGGAAGCTATCCCAGGAAGAAGCAGATATGTTGGCGGAAACAGCCATGGCCGACGATATTTGTGTTGAGGCAGACTCAGGAGGGCATACAGATTCAGGAGTAGCATATACGTTGATGCCTGCAATTACGACATTAAGAGATAGAATGCAAGAGAAATTTGGATTTCACAAAAAAATTAGGGTAGGTGCTGCTGGTGGAATTGGGACACCTGAGTCAGCGGCAGCAGCATTCATTCTGGATGCCGATTTTATTTTGACAGGCTCTATTAATCAATGTACTGTGGAGGCAGCAACAAGCAGTGCAGTAAAGGATTTGCTTCAAAAAGCCAATGTACAGGACACTGAATATGCTCCGGCTGGAGATATGTTTGAGATAGGAGCCAAAGTTCAGGTATTGAAAAAAGGACTGTTTTTTCCGGCAAGAGCAAACAAATTATATGATTTGTACAGACAACATAATTCATTAGAAGAAATTGACTTAAAGACAAGGACTCAGCTTCAGGAAAAATATTTTATGAAAAGCTTTGAAGATATTTATTCTGAAATTGTAAACAAATATCCTCATGAAATTTCAAAAGCAGAAAAAAGCCCGAAATACAAAATGGCTCTGATTTTCAAGTGGTATTTCAGGTATTCGACCAAACTTGCACTGGAAGGAAATGAAGACCAGAGAGTAAATTATCAGGTACACTGTGGCCCGGCTCTGGGTGCATTTAATCAATGGGTCAAAGGGACCGAACTGGAAAATTGGAGAAATAGGCATGTAGATGAAATAGGCATCAAAATTATGAATGAAACAGCAGCATATTTGAATTCACAGTTTCATTCATTAATGAAACACTGTGTATAATTGAAAACCTAATAAGAGATAAATTGAAATCAATGATTTAATCTCTACTGCAAAGAGATACTTGATTGCAATCTATTTAAGGGGTGGATTTGTGCAATGAATGATGGTGCTATCAATAAGCTTGAAATACAAGGAGCAATAAGCAATAAAGAATGTGATATTAACAATAAAAAGGATATCGCTATTATTGGGATGGCTTGCCGCTTTCCGGGAGCAAACAATACTCAAGAATTTTGGGAAAACTTGATTTCGGGGGTAAACAGCATAACGGAAATCCCACAGGAACGTTGGGATTGGAGAGAAGTATACGGAGATCCCCAGAAGGAAGAAAATAAAACGAATAGTAAATGGGGGGGATTTATCGATAACCTTGATAAATTTGATTCCCGTTTTTTTAACATATCACCAAAAGAAGCCAATTATATCGATCCTCAGCATAGAATTTTTCTTGAAACAGTTTGGCAGCTTTTCGAAAATTCGGGATACAGCCCAAAAAGCTTGTCTGGAAGAAAAATTGGTGTATATGCAGGAGTTTCCAAGAATGATTACAGTGAGCTTTTAGGTCATGACATCAGTGCTTTTGTATCAACGGGTACAGTTCATTCCATATTAGTAAATAGAGTGTCATTTTTCTTTAACTTTAATGGGCCCAGTGAAGCAGTAGATACAGCATGTTCAAGCTCATTAGTTGCTTTACATAATGCGGTGAAAGATATATGTCTGGGAGAGTGCGAAGCTGCTGTTGTAGGTGGCGTAAACGCAATGATTAGTCCTCGAATGTATATTTCACATGCAAAATCCGGAATGTTGTCCAAAGATGGGCAGTGTAAGACATTTGATGCATCAGCAAATGGATATGTCCGCGGGGAAGGTGTTGGTGCACTTTTTATTAAGCCTCTTGAAAAGGCTCTCAAGGACAAAGACAATATCCTTGGAGTGATTAAAGCGACAGCAATTAATCATGGTGGTCGCTCTAACTTTTTGACTGCACCAAATGTAACAGCTCAAGCCGAGGTAGTATTAACAGCTTTGAAAAGGTCTGGAGTAGACCCTAGAAATATCAGCTATATTGAAGCTCATGGTACAGGAACTCCTTTAGGTGATCCTATAGAAATTAATGCACTCAAAAAGGCCTATAAAGAATATTATGATTTTTGCAATGTTGAGATGAAAGAAAGCAACTATTGTGGTATTGGCTCAGTGAAGACAAATATAGGACATCTTGAAAGTGCCTCAGGCATGGCCTCAATAATTAAAGTATTGCTATGTATGCAGCATGGGATGCTACCTCAATTACTTAATTTTAAAGAGTTAAATCAATATATAGAATTGGATAATTCTCCCTTTTTTATCGTTAAAGAGCCAATGAAATGGGAAAACAGACAAATTAATGAAAAAATTCAACCCAAGCAAGCTGCTGTCAGTGGCTTTGGGATGGGTGGCGTAAATGCCCATGTTATTCTTGAAGAACCGCCGAAAGTCCAGCGAAAGCAGCTAGTTGATAATTCGGTAAAACATCTTGTGCTGCTCTCATCCAAAAAAGACCGATTGAAAACTATGGTACAGGACTTACTGGATTTTCTGTGCAATGAGAACGGACTTAAAGTATCCATTGAAGACATTGCCTTTACAATGATGTTCGGACGTGATGAATTTGAAGAAAGACTGGCAGTTTACACGGATTCAACAGCAAACCTTATTGCTTTACTGCAGGGGTATATGAAAGGTGAAACTTCAAAAGACTGTTTTTATGGCTTGGCTTCCGGTATAAAAGGCAATATACCAGAAAAGGTAATGTTTACAGACGATTTGCTGCATTACGCTGTTAAGTGGGTGAACGGTGGCTTAATTGATTGGGATATTTCAACATTTCCTGGTAAACGTACCTTACTGACAGGTCATCCGTTCTTAAAGAAGCGTTGCTGGTTTATGAATATGGATAATAAAGAAAGTGAGATAAAAACTGGAATTGTTGAGAAGAAAATATCCGAAAAGGGGTTTATCACAAAAATAACAGTTACTACAGATTCTTTAATGGTTGCCCACCATCTTGTTCAAAGTAAAAAAACAATGCCTGGAATGGGTTATGTGGAACTGGCATTAAAAACACTGGCAGAAGAATTGGGTGCCAATAATGTGAATTGTTGGAGCATGAAAAAAATCTATTGGATTAAGCCTGCTGTTTTTCTGGAAGACTCAATGGAACTTACACTATCCTTCAAGCCTGCAGGCAATGAATATAATTTCCAAATTAACATTTCCAATGAGGTATATTGCCAAGGTGTAGTCGAAATATTCAGCAATAATTTAGAAACAGACAGGCTTGATATTCAGAAAGTAATCGGACGGTGCTCGGAGGAAGAATCCAATGAATCTTTGTATAGTAGATTTATAAAAAGTGGTCTTTTATATGGGCCTTCCTTCCAAATGTTACAAAATATTTATTGTGGGCAAAATGAAGCAGTTGCAAAAATTAATGACAAAACTCAAAAGACAGTTGTTGGAATTCTTGATGGTGCTTTGCAGACGGCAGTCAGATTGAGCATTAAAGATAAGTCGGGTGAAGATTCCCAATACGTGCCTTATTTTTTAGAAAATCTTGTATGTAAGGGAGATTTGGAAAAGCTGAGTTTCTATTATGTCAGACAGCAAGAAGATTCAAATGAATCTGTTCTAAAATTTGATATATTTGGTTGTGATCAAAAAGGACAAGTTCTTTTATCTTTTGAGAACTTTGTGAAACGTGCTCTGCCCGGCAAAGGTGACAATAGTCAACAGGTTTATTATTATACATCCCAGTGGCGTAAAAAAGAAAGCAATTGGAATCCTTTAGCAGCAACTGGCGTTATGATTATTAATGGCGATAAGAGCATGAAAGAAAATGCCATAGCAACAGTTGGTGAAGGCATTCAAATCACTATGTATAAAACCTTCAAAACTGACAAATTGGAGGGTGAATCTTTAAGAGCTGACGATTCGGTAGATTTCCTTAAGCTGTTTAAAGAATTGATGACTAAAAAAAGTATTCCAAGTCATATTGTTATGCATTCCTACAGCCCGGGAAAAGGCGACTTAAAGGTTTTGCTTCACCTGATTCAATCTCTGATTAAGGCTAAAATAAAGAATCCGGTTAAAATTTCTTATTTTGATATGGACGGCAAACCAGAGTTTTTACCATATATTCATGCTGTAGGCGGACTAGCGCGTACATTGAAATATGAATATCCGCGTATCAGGTTGGAGGTTACAAGCTTTGACGGCAAGAATGATAAAAACCATGAACTGCTTTGGAAAGAAGTATTTGCAAATTTTTCACCCATGAATGAAACACGCTTTGTTCTGGGAAAGAGATATCAGCGGGAAATGGTTCCTGTGGCAGGTAAGCATTCAAATGAAGAATTATGTTTTAAAAAAGGCGGCGTGTATGTTTTTGCCGGAGGGGCAGGGGGACTTGGAAAAATATTCTCTGAATTTTTGGCCCGGAATTATCAGGCAAATTTGATTTTACTTGGACGGAAGGCTAAAAATGAACATATACAAATATTTCTGGATGATATTAGCAAAACAGGAGGAAATGCAGAATATATTCAAACAGATATTGCCGATGAGCATCAGTTGAAAGAGTCTTTAAAAGGTATAAGGGCTCAATATGGCGGCATTGATGGAGTAATACAAGCTGGAGGCATGATTGAGGATAGCTTTATTATCAACAAATCGGCAGAATCATTTGAAAGAGTTATATCATCTAAGATTGATGGTACTGTGAATCTGGATAAATTCACAGCATACGATAATCTAGATTTCTTTATTATGTTTTCATCTGTAGCTGCATTAATGCCGAATCAAGGCCAATGTGATTATTCTTCAGGCAATAGCTTTATGGATTACTATTCTGAATATCGAAGTCAAATGGTTGCAGAAAATAAGCGTAAAGGTCTTTCGATTTCAATAAACTGGCCCCTTTGGGAAAGTGGCGGGATTCAGGTTATGCCTCAAGAAAAGGAGCACCTTAAGAATGTTTTTGGAATGCAGCCGGTGGAAAATAATAATGGACTGAAAATATTTGCGGAACTCTTGAAGATTTCCAAAGAGCAAAATCTTACACAGATTTTAGGCATTGAAGGTGACAAGGCTAAAATAGATAAGCATTTCCAGATTTCAAATCATTCATTTGCAAAACTGGAATCAATTTTACCAGAACTATTGACAAAAGATTTGAAAATCATGGTTTCCATGGTGTTCCAAAAACCCATGGAGGAAATAAGTGAAAATATTTCATTAAAAGAATTTGGTGTAGATTCGGTTTCATTGCTAAAAATTGCACAAATTTCCAGAAAGTTTATCGGGATTGATATCAAGCCTACTTTATTTTTCGAATATGAAACCATCATGCAATTAAGAGAGTATTTGCTTCAAGAAAAGTACGACAAAATCAAAGAGAATTATGAAAAGCTTGGAAAAACTGTGGAATTATACAGAAGCACAGGCTTTTTAGATGTTGAACTGTCGGAAATAAATCAGGGGATTTATCAACGAGTCTACCATAATAATGAGTTTTATATGGTAGATCATGTAGTTGAAGAGAAATTCAATGTTCCTGGTGCTTGCTTTATAGAAATGGCAAGACAGGCAGGAGTACTGGCTTACCCGGATCAAAAGCTTTGTAAATTAACAAACAATTACTGGGCAAAGCAGCTTTCTTCCAGTGGAGAGCCATTTACAGTTTACATTCAACTACAGGAAAAGGATGACCGTGTATGTTATGAGATTTATAGTTTGGAAAAAACGCAGCAAAGGGATATCTATGCAACAGGGGAATTGGTTTTTGAAAGTTTTGAACAGCCTCAAAAAGTAATTGAAGGGCTTGATTTTAAAGAAATTAAGGATAGATGCTCTGTTTCCTGGTCAAGAGAACATGTTTATAAGCAAATTCATGCTGAAGGACTGATAGTGGGGCCTACATTTATGCCAATGCAGGAAATCTACTCCAATGAGAATGAAACTCTGGCTATACTCGAATTGCCTGAGATTATCAGCGATACTTATCAGGATTACTTAATTCATCCTACAATGTTGACAGGGGTTTTCCAGACTGCGCTCATGAATAATCGCTTCTATGAAGGCGATTACAATACTTATATTCCAATAGCTATAGATTGTATAGAAATAATGGATTTGATACCTCAAAGATGTTATGTATATTGTAAATCGAATCCTAAAAACAAAAACAATCAGGATATAAAGAAATTTGACTTGATGGTTTGCAATGAAAACGGCGGAGTTGTAGCAATACTTAATGGTTTTGCAATTAGAGCAAGAAAAACCGATGGGCAGAAAGCTGCTGACAGAACACTGGCTGCAATTGAAAAGAAAGCAGTTGTTGATAAATCCATTAACACAGTATTGGCACAGAACTTTATACGGACAATGATTGCGCCAGTTATCGGTGTTGAGCCGGCTGACATTAAGCCAGATGATGATTTTGAAACATATGGAATCAATTCAGTATTGATACTTGAATTGAACCAGGTGCTGGAAGAGAACTTCGGAAGTGGATTGTCCAAGACCTTGTTCTTTGAGTATCGTAATTTGTCCGAGCTTACAGAGTATTTCATGGATGAACATAAAGAGGTACTTAGAGCAAAGCTGCCTGTACAACCTGAGCTTGAGGAAAGTGCTGAGGAGGAAATTAGTAAGATTTCAGAAAAAATAAATTTCGAAGAATCAGCTAAAGTGAGTTCTATTAAGATACAGAGCAGCGGACAAACATTATATGAGCCAATTTCACGTGATATAGCAATAATAGGCTTAGCTGGACGCTATCCAAAAGCAAAAACACTTTTGGAATTTTGGGAAGTCTTGAAGAATGCTACAGATTGTATAGAAGAAATCAGGACTGACCGTTTTGATTTCAGGCCCTACTATGATGCGGACAAAGAAAATGGCAAACTTGTCAGCAAGTGGGGAAGCTTTATAGACGATGTTGATAAATTTGACCCTATGTTTTTTAATATATCACCCCGTGAAGCGGAACTTATGGATCCGCAGGAAAGGCTGTTTCTTGAGGTTGTGTGGCATACACTGGAAGATGCAGGGTATACAAGACAAGGATTAAAAGATAAGACCGTAGGGGTATTTGTAGGCGCTTTATGGCAACCATATCAGGAAGTAGGCGTACATATGCGTAAGAATGGGAATATGGTTGGCCCTAGTACCCTTCTTTAC
It includes:
- a CDS encoding SDR family NAD(P)-dependent oxidoreductase, translating into MNDGAINKLEIQGAISNKECDINNKKDIAIIGMACRFPGANNTQEFWENLISGVNSITEIPQERWDWREVYGDPQKEENKTNSKWGGFIDNLDKFDSRFFNISPKEANYIDPQHRIFLETVWQLFENSGYSPKSLSGRKIGVYAGVSKNDYSELLGHDISAFVSTGTVHSILVNRVSFFFNFNGPSEAVDTACSSSLVALHNAVKDICLGECEAAVVGGVNAMISPRMYISHAKSGMLSKDGQCKTFDASANGYVRGEGVGALFIKPLEKALKDKDNILGVIKATAINHGGRSNFLTAPNVTAQAEVVLTALKRSGVDPRNISYIEAHGTGTPLGDPIEINALKKAYKEYYDFCNVEMKESNYCGIGSVKTNIGHLESASGMASIIKVLLCMQHGMLPQLLNFKELNQYIELDNSPFFIVKEPMKWENRQINEKIQPKQAAVSGFGMGGVNAHVILEEPPKVQRKQLVDNSVKHLVLLSSKKDRLKTMVQDLLDFLCNENGLKVSIEDIAFTMMFGRDEFEERLAVYTDSTANLIALLQGYMKGETSKDCFYGLASGIKGNIPEKVMFTDDLLHYAVKWVNGGLIDWDISTFPGKRTLLTGHPFLKKRCWFMNMDNKESEIKTGIVEKKISEKGFITKITVTTDSLMVAHHLVQSKKTMPGMGYVELALKTLAEELGANNVNCWSMKKIYWIKPAVFLEDSMELTLSFKPAGNEYNFQINISNEVYCQGVVEIFSNNLETDRLDIQKVIGRCSEEESNESLYSRFIKSGLLYGPSFQMLQNIYCGQNEAVAKINDKTQKTVVGILDGALQTAVRLSIKDKSGEDSQYVPYFLENLVCKGDLEKLSFYYVRQQEDSNESVLKFDIFGCDQKGQVLLSFENFVKRALPGKGDNSQQVYYYTSQWRKKESNWNPLAATGVMIINGDKSMKENAIATVGEGIQITMYKTFKTDKLEGESLRADDSVDFLKLFKELMTKKSIPSHIVMHSYSPGKGDLKVLLHLIQSLIKAKIKNPVKISYFDMDGKPEFLPYIHAVGGLARTLKYEYPRIRLEVTSFDGKNDKNHELLWKEVFANFSPMNETRFVLGKRYQREMVPVAGKHSNEELCFKKGGVYVFAGGAGGLGKIFSEFLARNYQANLILLGRKAKNEHIQIFLDDISKTGGNAEYIQTDIADEHQLKESLKGIRAQYGGIDGVIQAGGMIEDSFIINKSAESFERVISSKIDGTVNLDKFTAYDNLDFFIMFSSVAALMPNQGQCDYSSGNSFMDYYSEYRSQMVAENKRKGLSISINWPLWESGGIQVMPQEKEHLKNVFGMQPVENNNGLKIFAELLKISKEQNLTQILGIEGDKAKIDKHFQISNHSFAKLESILPELLTKDLKIMVSMVFQKPMEEISENISLKEFGVDSVSLLKIAQISRKFIGIDIKPTLFFEYETIMQLREYLLQEKYDKIKENYEKLGKTVELYRSTGFLDVELSEINQGIYQRVYHNNEFYMVDHVVEEKFNVPGACFIEMARQAGVLAYPDQKLCKLTNNYWAKQLSSSGEPFTVYIQLQEKDDRVCYEIYSLEKTQQRDIYATGELVFESFEQPQKVIEGLDFKEIKDRCSVSWSREHVYKQIHAEGLIVGPTFMPMQEIYSNENETLAILELPEIISDTYQDYLIHPTMLTGVFQTALMNNRFYEGDYNTYIPIAIDCIEIMDLIPQRCYVYCKSNPKNKNNQDIKKFDLMVCNENGGVVAILNGFAIRARKTDGQKAADRTLAAIEKKAVVDKSINTVLAQNFIRTMIAPVIGVEPADIKPDDDFETYGINSVLILELNQVLEENFGSGLSKTLFFEYRNLSELTEYFMDEHKEVLRAKLPVQPELEESAEEEISKISEKINFEESAKVSSIKIQSSGQTLYEPISRDIAIIGLAGRYPKAKTLLEFWEVLKNATDCIEEIRTDRFDFRPYYDADKENGKLVSKWGSFIDDVDKFDPMFFNISPREAELMDPQERLFLEVVWHTLEDAGYTRQGLKDKTVGVFVGALWQPYQEVGVHMRKNGNMVGPSTLLYNIANRVSYYCNFNGPSMAVDTACSSSLTALHMACKSIQSGESDLAIAGGVNLSIGESKYMFLNQYKFLSSEGKCRSFGAGGDGYVPGEGVGAILLKPLEKAEKDRDHIYGVIKATAVNHGGKTNGYSVPNPIAQSEVVLKTLEEANINPRNISYIETHGTGTALGDPIEITGLTRAFNKYTQDKQFCHIGSVKSNIGHLEAAAGIAGLTKILLQMKYKKLVPSLHSRTLNPYIDFKSTPFKVQQELEDWNNPMGVVDGKVVEYPRIAGLSSFGAGGANAHVIVSEYLPENESSRISANFMPVLVVLSAKNKEQLKERAILLKNVIEDGCLSDEDLVNMAYTLQVGREAMEEKLAIIVNSLKELDKKLEDFINGQDHIENLVRGKNDPIAIKLFSEDADMQAVVKMWAAKGYYSKIAELWVRGMEIDWGIIYGDIKPYRISLPVYPFANEHYWLSDNDEISESSIRSLVKSTALHPLLHNNVSNFFEQRFCTQFSGREFFLEDHVVKGEKVLPGVIFLEMARAAVNIAMGNMTNEVSGIRMRNIVWIRPVVVKEEPIEINVRLSLEESGQVNYEIYRKDKEDTSFDLVYCQGDAVILQKPKTEIINIDDLKAECDYASFSTDECYEVFRSMNAEYGSRLQGIQKVFVGQQKLLAKLSLPMSMWDAEDEFVLHPTIMDSVLQLCLIIGSTEIGSFGDKEKRNPYLPFALENLEILKELQPQMWAYVRPSGEEGVTKEFQKLDIDVCNDSGEVCIRIKGFSTRVLEGEFQNDETSKIYDATETVLLTPEWHKANVLKSEFDTKKESNVLIVGGNDRKFEEIKEKFCNSKKFHIEMQNTIEELTALLDSYGQIDHIVWFAPDEEVISATDNTLIEQQEYGVITVFRLIKALLNKGYGTKKLVWSVITYKTCQVLKSDVANPGHASLHGLLGTMAQEYPNWDIRLFDLEDSNEFSVNNIFTISSETNGKPLALRNSVWYEEKLIPVQSLSQENVAYRSGGVYVVIGGAGGLGEVWSEYVIKNYKAQVVLIGRRQKDSSIQAKLDRLAAFGPTPQYISADASDFNSLKHAYEEIKKMYPTIHGVIHSAILLLDRSLANMDEERFRTALAAKVDTSVHMSQVFKNEPLDFVLFFSSINSFLKTPGQSNYVAGCTFKDAFAKRLSKEWNCAVKVINWGYWGNVGVVASQEYMDRMAKTGFASIDHIKAMETLEMLLQGALSQLVFFEKLKLADFTGLNAYIANEEKITVLPTHFPSSIQYLQKKISTTLNTDSQDTSKMDEDMLKKIIVDTVSSILDVAHEYIDAGVDWIEAGMDNVAMAKLTDKVNQTFGLEINVALLSEYRNIESLANYISEERKSTLQAYREGGLHS